A region from the Cellvibrio sp. PSBB006 genome encodes:
- a CDS encoding acetyltransferase, translated as MLKKKLLIFGAGGYGHSVAEAVLINSLLNTEVLGFVDDSYSECKQVWDLPVVGDTKDLFRYHRLGADKVIVAIGNNTVRAELQARLIDNGFELETVIHPQAIVSPSAVIGVGCTIMAGAIVGTESRLGEGVIVNAGAVVDHHCQVGDFGHLGVGTTMAGGARLGVGAWLHTGNSLGYGTAIGDWVVVK; from the coding sequence GTGCTTAAGAAAAAGCTGTTGATTTTTGGCGCTGGCGGTTATGGTCATTCTGTTGCTGAAGCGGTTCTTATCAATTCTTTGTTAAATACTGAAGTGCTGGGTTTTGTTGATGATTCATACTCGGAGTGTAAACAAGTTTGGGATCTTCCCGTTGTCGGTGATACGAAAGATTTATTCAGATATCATCGTTTAGGCGCAGATAAAGTCATTGTTGCCATTGGTAATAATACTGTTCGCGCAGAACTTCAGGCTCGACTAATCGATAATGGTTTTGAGCTGGAGACTGTTATTCATCCTCAGGCAATTGTGTCACCTAGTGCAGTTATTGGTGTTGGCTGTACGATTATGGCAGGAGCGATTGTAGGTACTGAATCTCGATTAGGTGAAGGGGTTATAGTAAACGCTGGGGCGGTAGTCGATCATCATTGTCAGGTCGGTGACTTTGGTCACCTCGGTGTGGGTACCACTATGGCTGGAGGCGCACGCCTCGGCGTCGGTGCTTGGCTGCATACAGGAAATTCGCTCGGTTATGGCACTGCGATTGGTGATTGGGTCGTTGTTAAGTAA